GTCGACGTCGGCTACGGCACTCCCCAAGAGATCGAGGACGCGGGGGAAGCGGTGCGGGGCGCGATCGTCGTCGCGAGCACCACGACCCCGCCCGGCCAGCGGTTCGTCCACCGGATGGAGAAGTTCGGCCACGCCGCCGCGGCGGGCGCGGAGGCGTTCGTCTTCGCCAATCACGTCCCCGGCCAGCTCCCCCCGACCGGCTCGCTGAAGTTCGACGGTGAGGCGGCGATGCCCGGCGTCGGCGTCAGCGCCGAAACGCACGACTGGCTCGCCGAGTACGCCGAAGCCGGCGGGCGCGCCCGCCTGCGCGTCGACGCGACGACGGAGGCGGGCTCGAGCCAGAACGTCGTCGGCGCGCTCGGCCCCGACACCGACGAGGAGATCGTCGTGCTCGCCCACTACGACGGCCACGACATCGCGGAGGGTGCGCTGGACAACGGCTGCGGAATCGCGACGATCACCGCCGCGGCGGCGGTGCTGTCGGAGATCGAGGACGACCTCGAGTGTCGCGTGCGGATCGCCGGTGTCGGCTGCGAGGAGGTCGGGCTGATGGGCGCGGCCGCGCTCGCCGCTGACAGCGACCTCGAGTCCGTCCGGGCCGTGGTCAACGTCGACGGCGCGGGCCGGTTCCGAAACCTGCGGACGTACAGCCACAGCTCGGACGAACTCGAGGCGCTGGCGAGCGAGGTGACCAACGAGTTCGGCCAGCCGGTGGTCCACGAACCCGACCCTCACCCCTTCAGCGACCACTGGCCGTTCCTCCGGGAGGGCGTCCCGTCGCTGCAACTGCACAGCGAACCACCGGCGGGTGGCGAGCGCGGCCGGGGCTGGGGCCACACCGCCGCGGACACCCGCGACAAGGTCGACCCCCGGAACCTCCGCGAACACGCGATGCTCACCGCCCTGCTGGTCCGGGAGCTGAGCGGCCGAGCGGTGGCGCGGATCGACGGCGACGAGTTGCGCGAGGCGTTCTACGAGCAGGACTACGAGCCGGGGATGCGCGCCTCGGAGATCTGGCCCGAACGCTGGGAGTGAACTACCCCGCCCTACTCGCTCACATTCGTTCGCTCCGTGAGGACGGTGCATTCTCGCCTGTTTTCTGGTAAACCGCGGGAACCGGTGTCGAAAACGGTCGCCGATAGAGGGAGCCTCAAACCCGCTATATAAAGGCCCCCTCAAATAAAGGAAGATCACTCACCCGTGTTCGGCTCCTCTGTTCAAATACGAGAGGTCAACCGATCATGTCCACTACTACTCGAAACAGACTCGAAAGCCGGTACGCGGGAATCACGCTCGAAGGACACCCCCACGCGCTGTCGGCGTGGTTCATCGTCGCCCTGCGGTTCGTGATGGGCGGGACGATGCTGTTCGCCGGACTCGGCAAGTTCGCGTTCGTC
Above is a genomic segment from Natrononativus amylolyticus containing:
- a CDS encoding M28 family metallopeptidase, giving the protein MNESAETTGDETGDEATFERALGAAWHDDRAWELLTELTQLGSRMGGSPGERRGAEFVREAFLEAGVRDPTIEEFPMNYWERGTTEFAVTEPVERSFEAIALPYSAAGDVEGPLVDVGYGTPQEIEDAGEAVRGAIVVASTTTPPGQRFVHRMEKFGHAAAAGAEAFVFANHVPGQLPPTGSLKFDGEAAMPGVGVSAETHDWLAEYAEAGGRARLRVDATTEAGSSQNVVGALGPDTDEEIVVLAHYDGHDIAEGALDNGCGIATITAAAAVLSEIEDDLECRVRIAGVGCEEVGLMGAAALAADSDLESVRAVVNVDGAGRFRNLRTYSHSSDELEALASEVTNEFGQPVVHEPDPHPFSDHWPFLREGVPSLQLHSEPPAGGERGRGWGHTAADTRDKVDPRNLREHAMLTALLVRELSGRAVARIDGDELREAFYEQDYEPGMRASEIWPERWE